From a region of the Rhodococcus sp. 4CII genome:
- a CDS encoding DUF4185 domain-containing protein, translating into MSKRWVASVAAVAIGSGVIAYSNQSAAVAEPEAVSNGLPGSGPCASEVSNATHSLIPEKLEVPIPYPKITTVPYPAPVTDPVRVSQALPADTCTDPCPDLTDSTDRTPGNLSSVLNIPDVSVKFTPFHFGIPVPGADIQLPPPPPLVHPATEDAPRRPAPATPKIGDVTRVAKVTGSGSVSRTDKRYQVNGTDLGIMWESAPDQIAVAFGDTVGKGFQPPGGQGDDWRSNVLGFSSDRNLSDGMSLDSMVQDSRCHAAELLDSRKLDNIEITTIPTSGFAVGNRQYMSYMSIRTWNSIPATWWTNYGGIAYSDDGGSTWTKDPYAKWDNIFGVTKFQVASMVPAGDYVYMFGTPNTRLGAIGLARVPAADVLNTSAYQYWQNGNWTPVGGYTEATPIVDAPAAELSVRYEQATGKWQMAYLDTSKAAIVLREADSPQGLWSDGAPMVSAAEYPELYGGFIHPWSSGNELYFTMSTWSDYNVFLMKAEVGA; encoded by the coding sequence ATGTCGAAGAGGTGGGTCGCGTCGGTCGCGGCTGTGGCGATCGGATCGGGCGTGATCGCCTACTCGAACCAGAGTGCTGCCGTCGCGGAACCCGAGGCCGTGTCCAATGGACTCCCCGGCAGTGGTCCGTGCGCGAGCGAGGTGTCGAACGCGACGCACTCGCTGATCCCGGAGAAACTCGAAGTCCCCATCCCGTACCCGAAGATCACGACGGTGCCCTATCCCGCACCCGTCACCGATCCTGTCCGCGTGTCGCAGGCGCTGCCCGCTGACACGTGCACCGATCCGTGCCCCGACCTCACCGACTCGACCGACCGGACCCCCGGGAACCTGTCGAGTGTGCTGAACATTCCGGACGTCAGCGTGAAGTTCACGCCCTTCCACTTCGGTATCCCCGTCCCGGGCGCCGACATCCAGTTGCCCCCGCCGCCGCCCCTGGTGCACCCCGCGACCGAGGACGCGCCCCGCAGGCCGGCCCCGGCGACCCCGAAGATCGGCGACGTGACCCGCGTGGCCAAGGTGACGGGGTCCGGTTCCGTCAGCCGCACCGACAAGCGGTACCAGGTCAACGGCACCGACCTCGGCATCATGTGGGAGAGCGCCCCCGACCAGATCGCCGTCGCGTTCGGCGACACGGTCGGCAAGGGATTCCAGCCGCCCGGCGGTCAGGGCGACGACTGGCGCAGCAACGTCCTCGGTTTCAGCTCCGACCGTAACCTGTCCGACGGCATGAGCCTCGACAGCATGGTCCAGGACAGCCGGTGCCACGCTGCGGAACTGCTCGACAGCCGCAAACTCGACAACATCGAGATCACCACCATCCCGACGTCGGGTTTCGCCGTCGGGAACCGGCAGTACATGAGCTACATGTCGATCCGCACGTGGAACAGCATCCCCGCCACGTGGTGGACGAACTACGGCGGCATCGCCTACTCGGACGACGGCGGATCCACGTGGACCAAGGACCCGTACGCGAAGTGGGACAACATCTTCGGTGTCACCAAGTTCCAGGTCGCGTCGATGGTCCCGGCCGGCGACTACGTGTACATGTTCGGCACCCCCAACACGCGGCTCGGCGCCATCGGACTGGCCCGTGTCCCGGCCGCCGATGTGCTGAACACATCCGCGTACCAGTACTGGCAGAACGGCAACTGGACGCCGGTCGGTGGTTACACGGAGGCGACGCCGATCGTGGACGCCCCCGCCGCCGAATTGTCGGTGCGTTACGAGCAGGCCACCGGCAAATGGCAGATGGCGTACCTCGACACGTCCAAGGCGGCGATCGTCCTCCGTGAGGCCGACTCGCCGCAGGGCCTCTGGTCCGACGGTGCGCCGATGGTCAGCGCCGCCGAGTACCCGGAACTGTACGGCGGTTTCATCCACCCGTGGTCGAGCGGCAACGAACTGTACTTCACCATGTCGACGTGGTCCGACTACAACGTCTTCCTCATGAAGGCGGAGGTAGGCGCGTAG
- a CDS encoding SfnB family sulfur acquisition oxidoreductase, protein MTTVQNAHRITDEDEALTLAANLAAQFAEEAAVRDAGRHLPHEQVQALATSGLLALGVPVEHGGIDVRTETLAEVFRLLAEGDPSIAQIPHSHYTFLEVLRRQGTPAQQEFFYSEVLAGRRFANAQSERGTTTIDIDVTTLTEQGGDYVVDGRKFYSTGALFADWIAVRGTLPGTTTPSGKPAKGVAYLPRTTPGLSIVDDWDGMGQKTTASGTVTLDAVRVPAFHVVPFSPIFDTPTTYGAQAQILHAALDAGIAASALNEGVRQARRARPYFEAGVTDAVDDPLLIQLAGEAAVSIRSATALLREGARSIDTARRELTEQSAAIASIDAAAAKVAAARASLEASSVLFELGGTRSASETSNLSRYWRDARTHTLHDPTRWKIQHIGRWTLSGTVPPRHGLL, encoded by the coding sequence ATGACCACCGTCCAGAACGCCCACCGCATCACCGACGAGGACGAAGCCCTCACCCTCGCCGCCAATCTCGCCGCACAGTTCGCCGAGGAGGCAGCAGTCCGCGATGCCGGCAGGCACCTCCCGCACGAACAGGTGCAGGCTCTCGCCACGTCCGGTCTGCTCGCCCTCGGTGTTCCCGTCGAGCACGGCGGGATCGACGTGCGCACCGAAACGCTGGCCGAAGTGTTCCGCCTTCTCGCCGAGGGTGATCCGAGCATCGCGCAGATCCCGCACAGCCACTACACGTTCCTCGAGGTACTGCGTCGTCAGGGCACCCCTGCGCAACAGGAGTTCTTCTATTCCGAGGTGCTCGCCGGACGCCGGTTCGCCAACGCTCAGAGCGAGCGCGGAACGACGACCATCGATATCGACGTCACGACACTCACCGAGCAGGGCGGAGACTACGTCGTCGACGGCCGCAAGTTCTACAGCACCGGCGCGCTGTTCGCCGACTGGATCGCGGTGCGGGGCACCCTTCCCGGGACGACGACCCCGAGCGGGAAACCCGCCAAGGGCGTCGCCTACCTGCCGCGCACCACCCCCGGACTGTCGATCGTCGACGACTGGGACGGCATGGGGCAGAAGACCACCGCGAGCGGAACCGTCACCCTGGACGCCGTCCGGGTGCCCGCCTTCCACGTCGTGCCGTTCTCCCCCATCTTCGACACACCCACCACCTACGGGGCGCAGGCTCAGATTCTGCACGCCGCCCTCGACGCCGGGATCGCCGCGTCGGCCCTGAACGAGGGCGTGCGACAGGCACGCCGCGCGCGGCCCTATTTCGAGGCGGGTGTCACCGATGCCGTCGACGATCCCCTGCTGATCCAGCTGGCCGGGGAGGCGGCGGTCAGCATCCGATCCGCGACGGCACTCCTCCGGGAGGGTGCGCGCAGCATCGACACCGCGCGGCGCGAACTGACCGAGCAGAGCGCCGCGATCGCCTCGATCGACGCCGCCGCGGCCAAGGTCGCCGCCGCCCGCGCGTCCCTCGAGGCGTCCAGTGTGCTGTTCGAACTGGGCGGCACCCGCAGTGCGTCGGAAACGTCCAACCTGTCGCGGTACTGGCGCGACGCCCGCACCCACACCCTGCACGACCCCACCCGGTGGAAGATTCAGCACATCGGCCGGTGGACGCTGTCGGGCACCGTCCCGCCCCGCCACGGCCTGCTCTAG
- a CDS encoding vancomycin high temperature exclusion protein, with the protein MGERRIVRRLVGIGAGFGALAVLVVAASTVWISREASGHVYDVDDAPEAPVVIVLGAQVRDGKPREYLAGRLDVAVQLVRDGRARAVLVSGDGNGKSGDEIAAMTEYLVAKGIDRSRIVGDRYGLDTYDTCARAVHTYGVTNALIVTQGFHVPRAVALCRGAGIDVAGVNAGCECRPITMARNTVRESLARPKAVLDLLSGRDPVVVSEPEDSLGKALAAAN; encoded by the coding sequence ATGGGGGAACGACGAATCGTCCGCCGACTGGTCGGCATCGGCGCGGGCTTCGGCGCGCTCGCGGTCCTCGTCGTCGCGGCCTCGACGGTCTGGATCTCGCGTGAGGCGTCCGGCCATGTCTACGACGTCGACGACGCACCCGAGGCGCCCGTGGTCATCGTCCTCGGCGCACAGGTGCGCGACGGCAAACCCCGGGAGTACCTGGCCGGACGCCTCGACGTCGCCGTGCAACTCGTGCGGGACGGCCGGGCGCGGGCGGTGCTCGTCTCGGGCGACGGCAACGGCAAATCCGGCGACGAGATCGCGGCGATGACGGAATACCTCGTCGCGAAGGGCATCGACCGCAGTCGGATCGTCGGCGACCGGTACGGGCTCGACACCTACGACACGTGTGCGCGGGCCGTCCACACGTACGGGGTGACCAACGCGCTGATCGTCACTCAGGGTTTCCACGTCCCCCGAGCCGTCGCGCTGTGCCGCGGTGCGGGGATCGATGTCGCCGGCGTCAACGCCGGATGCGAATGCCGGCCGATCACGATGGCCAGGAACACCGTGCGCGAATCGCTGGCCCGGCCGAAGGCCGTTCTAGACCTGCTGTCCGGGCGCGATCCCGTGGTGGTCTCCGAACCCGAGGACTCGCTCGGGAAGGCCCTCGCCGCCGCGAACTGA
- a CDS encoding VIT1/CCC1 family protein: MVSPTDSGARPNPSSREIRRWRRYLADERAEAAVYRDLAKRRTGEEREILLALADAEGRHEAHWRELLGEHVGKPVRGDVRTRILGVLARRFGSVFVLALAQRAETRSPYPTDVDATRAMGADETIHEEVVRALAARGRNRLSGTFRAAVFGANDGLVSNLALVLGISGSGVSTHIVLLTGLAGLLAGALSMGAGEYVSVRSQRELLEASAPGQAAREAVPLLDVDANELALVYRARGMPAADAEKRAAEVLQKTVQLEPVSGRESVDEHEAIGTGLGAAAASFCFFASGAVIPVLPYLFGMEGTAALVVAAALVGVALLGTGLVVGLLSGGPPVKRALRQLAIGYGAAAATYLLGMLFGTGA, encoded by the coding sequence ATGGTTTCTCCGACGGATTCGGGTGCGAGACCGAATCCCAGTTCGCGCGAGATCCGGAGATGGCGGCGCTACCTCGCCGACGAGCGCGCCGAGGCGGCGGTCTACCGCGACCTCGCGAAACGGCGGACCGGTGAGGAACGCGAGATTCTGCTGGCGCTCGCCGACGCGGAAGGGCGGCACGAGGCGCACTGGCGCGAACTGCTCGGCGAGCACGTCGGCAAGCCCGTGCGCGGGGACGTCCGCACCCGCATCCTCGGTGTGCTGGCCCGGCGGTTCGGGTCGGTGTTCGTGCTGGCCCTCGCGCAGCGCGCGGAGACGCGGTCGCCGTACCCGACCGACGTCGACGCGACCCGCGCCATGGGAGCGGACGAAACCATCCACGAAGAAGTGGTGCGGGCGCTCGCGGCGCGCGGGCGAAATCGCCTGTCCGGCACGTTCCGGGCCGCGGTGTTCGGTGCCAACGACGGACTGGTCAGCAATCTCGCCCTGGTGCTCGGCATCAGTGGCAGCGGTGTCTCCACTCACATCGTCCTGCTGACCGGGCTCGCCGGCCTGCTGGCGGGGGCATTGTCGATGGGTGCAGGCGAATATGTGTCCGTGCGGTCGCAGCGTGAACTGCTCGAGGCCTCCGCGCCCGGGCAGGCCGCCCGCGAGGCGGTGCCACTCCTCGACGTCGACGCGAACGAACTCGCGCTCGTGTACCGGGCGCGGGGGATGCCGGCGGCGGACGCCGAAAAACGTGCGGCGGAGGTGCTGCAGAAAACCGTTCAGCTCGAGCCCGTTTCGGGCCGCGAGTCGGTTGACGAGCACGAGGCGATCGGCACCGGACTCGGCGCGGCCGCCGCGAGCTTCTGCTTCTTCGCGTCCGGTGCCGTGATTCCCGTGCTGCCGTACCTCTTCGGCATGGAAGGCACCGCCGCCCTGGTGGTCGCGGCCGCGCTGGTCGGAGTCGCGCTGCTCGGCACCGGCCTCGTGGTGGGATTGCTGTCGGGCGGCCCGCCGGTCAAGAGGGCATTACGCCAATTGGCCATCGGATACGGCGCCGCCGCCGCCACCTACCTGCTGGGCATGCTGTTCGGAACCGGCGCCTGA